The window ttatgttcttatttattttttcataacatATTTCAGAATCTTTTCCTcaccattttttatttacttatctcaGTACTTTCAgcataaaaaaatatcttttaagtaaGTGAATATTTTAgtattacataaaaaaataagagtttattCACCTTTTTTGTGAAATCTACTTAGAAATTCATATTTaaggaaacatttaaaacaacTGCCGTGGACATGAaatttgatcatgatatattttttttatttatgattatttCCTTTAAATAGTTCACTTATTCTTTCAGACAACCCTCAGCTGTCAGTTTTGCTTAGTTCTTAATTGTTCTTTATACCCCCCTTACCGGGATCCTCTTTCTACACTTATTTATTCATGTGTATCTAGTAAATACTTCATAGATTGATCATCTTAGTGGAATTAATTTACTGAAAGATCTTTGATACTTATTATCCTTATTACAGATTATTAACTAATTTTTACATCTAGCTGTCACACAGCAAAACTACCTACAAACTGAGACTAAAAATCTCTCAGAAACTCTGCAACAACTAGTAAACCTGTTCTGCCAAGAATTAATAAAGCAATCAGACTCAAAGGAGAGTCTCAGTAAGTATGACTCAGTAGCCTTTTTATCTCCCTTACCCCTGGAGTATTTCTGTGAAACAATCTCTGGAAAATCTTGAGTTCTATTAAGAAACATTCAATTCAGGGGTAAAGTAAGTTCTAGTAAAAACAAAGATTCCTATGCTTGATTTCTCCTTGAGGTCATCCATGCAGTCCGTGTGACAAAAACTGGAGATATTATGGAAACAGTTGTTATGGATTCTTCAAGCACAACTTGACATGGGAAGAGAGTAAACAGTACTGTGCCAAACTGAATGCCACTCTATTGAAGATTGCCAACCAGAACATTTTGGTAAGGAGATCcatgtcaaatattttaaaataataaggacAAAAATCTGAAGTGaaacatttgatttaaaaaaaaaaatacatttctcatGCCTTCCACTTTGTGCTGATCTGAGAATCTTATCAAgcttaataaaatacaacattttggGGGTACAATTCTAAATATCAAATAtaattaattgatatttacaTAGACATATAAtctaactttgggggggggggttccaggaTCTTATAATGAAGCTTTGTCTTTACATCTTAAAAAACTCTGTAAGCATTCTCACCATTATATTTATCTGTGTTTGCAACAGGAATACATCAAATTCAGGACTGGATTAATGCGCTGGGTTGGATTATCCCGCCAAAACTCCAGTAAAGTCTGGAAGTGGGAAGATGGCTCAGTTCCCTCCAAAAATATGTAAGTCACTGGACACTCAAAATACAAGGCAAGACTAGCACTTTTTATTCCTGGATACTCTACCTTCTTCATTACAAGTTACTTAAGAGTTGGGAGGGGCTCTGTACCCTACTGCAGGTTATATAAACAGAAACTGAGTAACTTACACCCTATCCTAACAAGAACATTGGTAAcaaaacaattttactttttctattctCCCATTCCTCTGATCTTTATCTAAGTCACAATCCACTTCTATATCCAATAttgaaacattttatgttttttttttgtttttttttttagcttaagcTAACTCTCCACATATATTTAGAACaaaattatcctttttattttatggttgAAAGTTATTTGTGGGTTCTTCTGACTCTTCAGTAATGTTTTCCCACTCTTCCAACTTGAGGGTTTCCATAAAACAAGCACATCATCATTCACAAGGTGGTTCTAATGTTCATGTTATAAGGCTCTGCCcctctacaaacaacacaaagGAGCCaattatgttaaatttttaacGTGGCTTCACAATCTTTTGTCTCGATACCTTTTGTTCATCTCTTATATTAAAACAGCAATGTCTCTCCCGTTAAAAGTTAAACCAGTTAACTAAAATTGGTACaatctattatttaaatttttagttattttaccaatattttttaagtatttaatttgaGTAAGAGACAAGG is drawn from Saccopteryx leptura isolate mSacLep1 chromosome 1, mSacLep1_pri_phased_curated, whole genome shotgun sequence and contains these coding sequences:
- the LOC136389395 gene encoding C-type lectin domain family 1 member B-like isoform X2, coding for MQDEDGYITLNIKAQKPALASAVTQQNYLQTETKNLSETLQQLVNLFCQELIKQSDSKESLSHPCSPCDKNWRYYGNSCYGFFKHNLTWEESKQYCAKLNATLLKIANQNILEYIKFRTGLMRWVGLSRQNSSKVWKWEDGSVPSKNMFQLTENRRENMNCAYFHIGKIQPTFCKNKHYLMCERKADPARLDKLF
- the LOC136389395 gene encoding C-type lectin domain family 1 member B-like isoform X1, with product MQDEDGYITLNIKAQKPALASVDPASLSRWRMMTLILMVLCIGLVIGLVALGTVSVTQQNYLQTETKNLSETLQQLVNLFCQELIKQSDSKESLSHPCSPCDKNWRYYGNSCYGFFKHNLTWEESKQYCAKLNATLLKIANQNILEYIKFRTGLMRWVGLSRQNSSKVWKWEDGSVPSKNMFQLTENRRENMNCAYFHIGKIQPTFCKNKHYLMCERKADPARLDKLF